The following proteins come from a genomic window of Drosophila sulfurigaster albostrigata strain 15112-1811.04 chromosome X, ASM2355843v2, whole genome shotgun sequence:
- the LOC133848456 gene encoding 27 kDa glycoprotein: MESTLNETRRTLALFLLIAAFSTLSAAQLQFPKDPSNIKDFNELGAQYLPAGYSTSNVSVADLQRLLRQKCEKANSGLPGNQVDAGKLSGNIEQAAGTLYQCVSGLVNVTAMLDEVEDAKPKGDLDVVFERYCLRLPNMTRCLNDFNDALLPCLTREERNHNAMMKRIVGKLLDFVCFKNGDQIALFIAEQGPECFEEHRDNIGNCFQTNFGHYLPSELNITKLELPELVLDSKKCLDLHNFETCVLGHLEKCENITPSNIVESMFRYVRKESNCQQSINRETRESEPLSLRAGASVSSVATAAATLALPLALVLRTV, translated from the coding sequence ATGGAGTCAACGCTGAACGAAACACGTCGCACTTTAgcgttatttttattgatcgCGGCCTTCAGCACGCTGAGCGCGGCTCAACTGCAGTTCCCCAAGGATCCGTCGAACATCAAGGATTTCAACGAGCTTGGCGCACAATATCTGCCCGCTGGCTACAGCACTTCGAATGTGTCAGTCGCCGATCTGCAGCGTTTGCTGCGCCAAAAGTGCGAGAAGGCCAACTCCGGATTGCCCGGGAATCAAGTCGATGCCGGCAAATTGAGTGGAAATATCGAACAGGCGGCGGGCACATTGTATCAATGTGTCTCCGGGCTGGTGAATGTCACCGCCATGCTCGACGAGGTGGAGGATGCCAAGCCCAAAGGTGATCTCGATGTCGTCTTCGAGCGCTACTGTCTGCGTTTGCCGAATATGACGCGGTGTCTGAACGACTTCAATGACGCGCTGTTACCGTGTTTGACACGCGAGGAGCGCAATCACAATGCAATGATGAAGCGCATTGTGGGCAAACTGCTGGACTTTGTGTGCTTCAAGAATGGCGATCAGATTGCCCTGTTCATTGCCGAGCAGGGACCCGAATGCTTCGAGGAGCACAGGGATAACATTGGCAACTGCTTCCAGACCAATTTCGGTCACTATCTGCCCAGTGAGCTGAATATCACGAAGCTGGAGTTGCCCGAGTTGGTCCTAGACTCCAAAAAGTGCCTCGATCTGCATAACTTCGAGACGTGTGTGCTAGGGCATCTGGAGAAGTGCGAGAACATCACGCCCAGCAACATTGTCGAGTCGATgttccgctatgtccgcaaaGAGTCCAACTGCCAGCAGAGCATCAATCGGGAGACACGTGAGAGCGAGCCGCTCTCTCTCCGCGCTGGGGCATCAGTCAGCTCGgtggcaactgcagctgccacCCTCGCTCTTCCTCTAGCCTTAGTTCTTCGCACTGTTTGA
- the LOC133847878 gene encoding venom peptide CtAPI yields the protein MSSSKLLNLSLLLVCLFALVSAQKYITPRDCPKNETYLPCGPSCQTECATLNEPCLIRHIRCPDGCYCNKGYARNAAGTCIPIGQCPRRRGPY from the exons ATGTCTTCAAGTAAACTGCTAAATCTGAGCCTGCTGCTCGTATGTCTCTTCGCATTGGTGTCTGCTCAGAAGTATATAA CTCCCCGTGATTGTCCCAAAAACGAGACATATCTGCCCTGCGGACCCTCCTGCCAGACAGAGTGTGCCACGTTGAATGAACCCTGCCTGATCAGACATATACGCTGTCCTGATGGCTGCTACTGCAATAAGGGATATGCTCGAAACGCAGCTGGTACCTGTATCCCTATTGGCCAGTGTCCAAGACGGCGCGGTCCCTATTAA